One region of Camelina sativa cultivar DH55 chromosome 6, Cs, whole genome shotgun sequence genomic DNA includes:
- the LOC104792062 gene encoding DNA-directed RNA polymerase I subunit 1, whose protein sequence is MAQAQTTEGASQVVESVRFSFMTERDVRKHSFLKVTSPVLLDNVERPVRGGLYDPIMGPLNDKEACESCGQLKLCCPGHCGHIELVYPIYHPLLFSLLYNFLQRTCFFCHHFMAKANDVKKCVSQLKLIMKGDVVSAKQVEVKSDSTSTESENSDVSCDSGLTNDSSQECEDSDMEDQRWTSLQFAEVTAVMKNFMKLSSKECDKCKAKNPKLEKPMFGWIRMKGMKASAVGANVIRGLKVKKSTSRVENPDDCDDSGIDALSEAEDSGKENREKSTEIAKEFEQHKDDSKRDLLPSEVREILKDLWENEHEYCSFIGDLWQSGSEKVNYSMFFLESVLVPPIKFRPPTKGGDSVMEHPQTVGLNKVLLSNITLGNACTNKLDHSKVISRWMNLQESVNVLFDSKTASVQSQKDGSGICQLLEKKEGLFRQKMMGKRVNHACRSVISPDPYIAVNDIGIPLCFALKLIFPERVTIYNVEMLMVAIINGPDVHPGATHFSDKLSTVKLPSDKKERIAIARKLGSSRGATTELGKTCDINFEGKVVYRHIRDGDVVLVNRQPTLHKPSLMAHIVRVLKGEKTLRLHYANCSTYNADFDGDEMNVHFPQDEISRAEAYNIVNANNQYTRPSNGDPLRALIQDHIVSSVLLTKRDTFLDKDQFNQLLFSSGVTDMALSSFSEKSGKKVVVSASDAELLTITPAILKPVPLWTGKQVITAVLNQITKGHPPFTVEKATKLPVDFFKCRSKEVKPNSGDLTKKKDIESWKQDLNEDKLLIRKNEFVCGVIDKAQFADYGLVHTVHELYGSNAAGNLLSVFSRLFTVFLQIHGFTCGVDDLIILKDMDEERTKQLQECEKVGERVLRKTFGIDVDVQIDPLDMRSKIERILYEDGESALASLDRSIVNDLNQCSSKGVMNDLLSDGLLKTPGKNCISLMTISGAKGSKVNFQQISSHLGQQDLEGKRVPRMVSGKTLPCFHPWDWSPRAGGFISDRFLSGLRPQEYYFHCMAGREGLVDTAVKTSRSGYLQRCLMKNLESLKVNYDCTVRDADGSIIQFQYGEDGVDVHRSSFIGKFKELTVNQDMVLQRCSEDMLSGSSSYISDLPISLKKDAEKFVEAMPMNEHIDSKFVRQEELLKLVKSKFFASLAQPGEPVGVLAAQSVGEPSTQMTLNTFHLAGRGEMNVTLGIPRLQEILMTAAANIKTPIMTCPLLKGKTKEDASHITDKLRKITVADIIKSMELSIVPYAVHENEVCSIHKLKINLYKPEHYPKHTDITEEDWEETMTAVFLRKLEDAIDIHMKMLHRIRGIRDFVEDTSPTAGNETDNDDSVSGKQTEDDDDDGEGTEVDDLGSDAQKRKKQAIDEMDYEENSDNETNEPSSISGVEDPEMDSEDEDAEVSKEGTPEPQEETLEPQKKVKPVKKVKEQSKKKRRKFVKAKGDRNILVKSKGKKFEVHFRFRAGEPHILLAQIAQKTAQKVYIQNSGKIERCTVANCGDPQVIYHGDNPKERIEISNDEKKASPALHASGVDFPALWEFQDKLDVRYLYSNSIHDMLNIFGVEAARETIIREINHVFKSYGISVSIRHLNLIADYMTFSGGYRPMSRMGGIAESTSPFCRMTFETATKFIVQAATYGEKDTLETPSARICLGLPALSGTGCFDLMQRVEL, encoded by the exons ATGGCTCAAGCTCAAACCACAGAG GGAGCATCCCAGGTGGTGGAATCTGTTAGATTCAGTTTTATGACAGAGAGAGATGTTCGGAAGCATAGTTTCCTGAAAGTTACGAGTCCTGTATTACTCGATAACGTTGAGAGGCCTGTTCGTGGTGGTCTCTATGATCCTATCATGGGTCCTTTAAATGATAAAGAAGC TTGTGAATCATGTGGTCAACTCAAGCTTTGTTGTCCAGGACATTGTGGTCATATCGAGCTTGTCTATCCTATTTACCATCCTTTGCTCTTCAGTCTTCTTTACAATTTTTTGCAGAGGACCTGTTTCTTCTGTCATCACTTTATGGCAAAAGCGAATGac GTTAAGAAATGTGTTTCTCAGCTGAAACTTATTATGAAGGGTGATGTAGTTTCCGCGAAGCAAGTGGAGGTTAAAAGTGACAGCACTTCTACTGAGTCAGAGAATAGTGACGTAAGCTGTGATTCAGGTTTAACCAATGATTCATCCCAAGAATGTGAAGATTCTGATATGGAAGACCAGAGATGGACATCTCTTCAGTTTGCTGAAGTCACTGCTGTCATGAAGAATTTTATGAAGTTGTCATCAAAGGAGTGTGATAAATGCAAAGCAAAAAATCCTAAACTGGAGAAACCTATGTTCGGATGGATTCGCATG AAAGGTATGAAAGCGTCCGCAGTTGGAGCTAATGTGATTCGAGGGCTTAAGGTAAAGAAGTCCACAAGCCGTGTTGAAAATCCTGATGACTGTGATGATAGTGGTATCGATGCATTATCAGAAGCTGAAGATAGTGGTAAAGAGAACAGAGAAAAGTCTACGGAAATAGCTAAAGAGTTTGAACAGCATAAGGATGATTCTAAAAGAGACCTTTTGCCGAGTGAG GTGAGGGAAATCTTAAAAGATCTGTGGGAAAATGAGCATGAGTACTGCTCCTTCATTGGTGATCTTTGGCAGAGTGGATCTGAAAAAGTTAACTACTCCATGTTCTTTTTAGAGAGTGTTCTTGTGCCTCCTATTAAATTTAGACCTCCAACAAAAGGAGGTGATAGT gTTATGGAACATCCTCAAACCGTAGGACTGAATAAGGTCTTACTATCGAACATAACACTCGGGAATGCCTGTACTAACAAATTAGATCATTCTAAAGTAATTTCCAGATGGATGAATCTTCAAGAATCAGTCAATGTCTTGTTTGATAGTAAAACTGCCTCAG TTCAAAGCCAGAAAGACGGCTCTGGAATATGCCAATTGTTGGAGAAAAAAGAGGGTCTATTTCGGCAAAAAATGATGGGAAAGAGAGTGAATCATGCATGCAGATCTGTTATATCTCCAGATCCTTATATCGCTGTCAATGACATCGGGATTcctctttgttttgctttgaaaTTGATATTTCCCGAG AGGGTGACTATTTATAATGTTGAAATGTTAATGGTTGCTATCATTAATGGTCCTGACGTTCATCCTGGAGCTACCCATTTCTCGGACAAATTATCTACAGTGAAGTTGCCTTCGGACAAAAAAGAACGAATTGCAATTGCAAGAAAATTAGGCTCCTCACGAGGAGCGACTACAGAACTTGGGAAAACTTGTGATATCAACTTTGAAGGTAAAGTAGTCTATCGACATATACGAGATGGTGACGTCGTCCTTGTGAATCGTCAG CCAACATTACATAAACCTAGCTTAATGGCGCACATTGTCCGTGTTCTGAAGGGGGAGAAAACACTTCGTCTCCACTATGCAAATTGCAG TACATACAATGCAGATTTTGATGGTGATGAGATGAATGTGCATTTTCCACAAGATGAGATTTCACGTGCTGAGGCCTACAATATTGTCAATGCTAACAACCAATATACTAGGCCGTCAAATGGCGATCCACTTCGAGCTTTAATTCAG GATCATATTGTCAGTTCCGTTTTACTTACTAAGAGGGACACATTTTTGGACAAAGATCAATTTAATCAGCTTCTCTTCAGTTCCGGTGTAACTGACATGGCACTCAGTTCTTTTTCTGAAAAATCTGGCAAGAAAGTCGTGGTATCAGCTTCTGACGCAGAATTGTTGACAATTACGCCGGCTATTTTGAAACCAGTGCCTCTTTGGACCGGGAAGCAG GTTATCACTGCAGTGTTGAATCAGATAACCAAAGGTCACCCGCCATTCACCGTAGAGAAAGCTACCAAACTTCCAGTTGATTTCTTTAAATGTAGATCGAAAGAAGTAAAACCTAATAGTGGAgatttgaccaaaaagaaagacATTGAGTCATGGAAACAGGATCTTAATGAAGATAAACTGCTCATCAGAAAAAATGAATTTGTCTGCGGTGTGATTGACAAGGCGCAGTTTGCTGACTATGGGTTGGTTCATACAGTGCATGAGCTTTATGGTTCAAATGCTGCTGGAAATTTGCTTTCCGTTTTTAGTCGTCTATTTACGGTCTTTCTTCAG ATTCACGGTTTCACTTGTGGAGTTGATGAtctcattattttaaaagatatggATGAAGAGAGGACAAAGCAACTTcaagaatgtgaaaaagttggTGAAAGAGTACTCCGGAAGACCTTTGGCATAGATGTTGATGTTCAGATAG ATCCTCTGGACATGAGATCCAAAATTGAACGAATTCTTTATGAGGATGGGGAATCTGCCTTGGCATCTTTGGACAGGAGCATCGTAAATGATCTCAACCAGTGTTCAAGCAAGGGTGTGATGAACGATTTGCTCTCTGATGGGTTACTGAAAACTCCCGGAAAGAATTGTATATCGCTAATGACGATATCTGGGGCTAAGGGCAGTAAG GTTAACTTTCAGCAAATCTCTTCACACCTTGGCCAGCAAGAtttagaaggaaaaagagtTCCCCGAATGGTTTCTGGGAAGACATTGCCATGTTTCCATCCATGGGACTGGTCCCCTAGGGCTGGGGGTTTTATTAGTGACAGATTTCTTAGTGGTCTTCGCCCCCAAGAATATTACTTTCATTGCATGGCTGGACGAGAAGG GTTAGTCGATACTGCAGTGAAGACATCGCGTAGTGGTTATCTGCAAAGATGCTTGATGAAAAATCTTGAGAGTCTTAAAGTCAACTATGATTGTACTGTCCGGGATGCTGATGGATCCATCATTCAGTTCCAatatggtgaagatggtgtggATGTTCATCGGTCTAGCTTCATTGGAAAGTTCAAAGAACTGACAGTG AATCAAGATATGGTCCTCCAAAGATGCAGTGAAGACATGCTCTCTGGGTCCAGTAGTTACATCAGTGATCTGCCTATTAGTCTTAAGAAGGATGCTGAGAAGTTTGTCGAGGCAATGCCAATGAATGAACATATTGATTCTAAATTTGTGAGACAAGAAGAACTACTAAAGCTGGTGAAGTCAAAATTTTTTGCAAGTCTGGCCCAGCCAGGGGAGCCTGTAGGTGTACTTGCTGCCCAGTCTGTAGGAGAGCCATCAACACAGATGAC GTTGAATACTTTCCATCTTGCTGGACGTGGAGAGATGAATGTGACACTTGGAATTCCACGTTTGCAAGAGATTTTGATGACTGCTGCAGCAAACATTAAGACACCAATAATGACTTGCCCTTTGCTGAAGGGCAAAACAAA AGAGGATGCAAGTCATATTACTGATAAGTTGAGGAAGATTACCGTGGCAGATATAATAAAGAGTATGGAACTTTCAATTGTACCATATGCGGTTCATGAGAATGAAGTTTGTAGTATTCACAAGCTTAAGATAAATCTCTACAAGCCAGAGCATTATCCGAAGCACACTGATATCACTGAAGAAGATTGGGAAGAGACGATGACGGCTGTGTTTTTGAGGAAGTTGGAAGATGCGATAGATATTCACATGAAAATGCTCCATAGGATAAGGGGCATAAGAGATTTTGTGGAAGACACTAGTCCAACAGCTGGGAATGAAACTGATAATGATGATTCTGTAAGTGGAAAGCAgactgaagatgatgatgatgatggtgagggTACAGAGGTTGATGATCTTGGTTCAGATGCACAGAAGCGGAAGAAACAAGCAATTGATGAGATGGATTATGAGGAAAATTCTGACAATGAGACAAACGAACCATCGTCAATTAGTGGAGTAGAAGACCCTGAGATGGATAGTGAGGATGAGGACGCAGAAGTTAGCAAGGAAGGTACTCCGGAACCACAGGAAGAGACTCTGGAACCCCAGAAAAAGGTAAAACCGGTAAAGAAAGTTAAAGaacagagtaaaaaaaagagacgGAAATTTGTTAAAGCTAAAGGAGACAGAAATATCTTGGTGAaatctaaaggaaaaaaatttgagGTCCATTTCAGGTTTCGTGCCGGCGAGCCTCATATTTTACTTGCCCAG ATTGCTCAGAAAACAGCGCAGAAGGTTTACATCCAGAATTCTGGGAAGATCGAACGATGCACAGTGGCGAATTGTGGTGATCCTCAAGTGATCTACCATGGAGACAATCCGAAGGAGAGAATAGAAATCTCaaatgatgagaagaaagcCTCACCAGCACTCCACGCATCAGGAGTTGATTTCCCTGCACTATGGGAATTCCAAGATAAACTTGATGTCAGGTACTTGTACAGCAACAGCATTCACGATATGCTCAACATTTTTGGAGTCGAAGCAGCAAGAGAAACTATAATCAGAGAAATAAACCATGTCTTCAAATCTTACGGTATTTCTGTAAGCATCAGACACTTGAACCTCATTGCGGACTACATGACATTTTCCGGTGGATACCGACCAATGAGCCGTATGGGAGGAATTGCAGAATCAACTTCACCATTTTGCAGAATGACATTTGAAACAGCCACTAAATTCATTGTCCAAGCAGCTACTTATGGAGAAAAGGACACACTAGAAACTCCCTCAGCTAGGATCTGTCTTGGCTTGCCCGCGCTTTCAGGAACCGGATGCTTTGATTTGATGCAGAGAGTGGAGCTCTGA